The following are encoded in a window of Astyanax mexicanus isolate ESR-SI-001 chromosome 6, AstMex3_surface, whole genome shotgun sequence genomic DNA:
- the si:ch211-183d21.1 gene encoding uncharacterized protein si:ch211-183d21.1: MRFNQTIVLCMLCLCVQALQACLIISEVNCDNPSLDTKEFVELYYLGGSSISLDGYTLVFYNGNGNRAYRVVDLSEHHTDERGFFLVGSAELRPQPAVSLPPNSIQNGPDAIALYGPSWDPVAEGGNVSAVGLLDAIVYTSRKAPGNADFLAWVLTPGFKPYLEDEQALVGDESIQRCWLSDNLYTFQNGSPTAGLPNDCSLPSFNSLRINMIQLGGEKPAGPLELSVDRAMGPLTVVVYDTQKDTVSASMEFRTSKVGPAAVNIDTTALSKLDGWALAIYDGQVTDFPKDSPLSQLQPLDAFVYGGRTRTPSTNLTETLIPGRKPFKLDSGFPEGDAYIMRCGVAHWTRDPGVFQLLAQKNSGLCTWYTTCPYNTAVNSTEEPFQPPSRNDTDFLISEVNADSPGAAEDEEFIELWHPFGRRMSLDNIWLLLFNGNNGKVYKEIELHGYYTDKHGYFLIGSDKLSPDLALPANTIQNGPDAIAIYRSSSPPSSEGTNIPKSGLLDAVVYRARGSDKDSPDLIQALTPAQLPLLEDSTALPDDESLSRCGLDKLSLNSFRVASPTPKKKNDCPHPHPPEGLLINEVGGVSGAGSSLFVELIGPPSHDLQGLNLVLLGKDGARHDVLLSGSIRENGFYLLKNESGADQPLPEVSSIGAVLLCIELFGEVSMCGSNSQVQDLLIFSDDQRLRHNLHGGTQQHVHPVPSFDSLSRCSTNGSAVWISSNLPTPLQQNLCPSSAYSNHIELCLQPEHKQFDCNEEGFATLLEQSCHCGISSLHLKGVNLTCVSEKLYIEGSVLALSEQQREHVVQTLQSKQLPSCSTIHERIYSKDSSVGLQVGLVLMVVFLFALGGAIFFYLYKKRHPQDYYSMELNEHESPIEL, encoded by the exons ATGCGTTTTAATCAGACGATAGTGCTGTGTATGCTATGCTTGTGTGTGCAGGCGCTGCAGGCCTGTCTGATAATCAGTGAAGTGAACTGTGACAATCCCAGCTTGGACACCAAGGAGTTTGTGGAACTTTACTATCTGGGTGGAAGCTCCATCTCTCTGGATGGCTACACGCTGGTCTTCTACAATGGTAATGGGAACAGAGCCTACCGTGTGGTGGATCTGAGCGAGCACCACACGGACGAACGCGGCTTCTTCTTGGTGGGCTCCGCTGAGCTGCGCCCCCAGCCGGCCGTCTCCCTCCCACCCAACTCCATCCAGAACGGCCCAGACGCCATCGCCCTTTACGGCCCGTCCTGGGACCCCGTGGCCGAGGGAGGGAACGTCTCCGCAGTCGGACTGCTGGACGCCATAGTCTACACCTCACGCAAAGCACCGGGCAATGCTGACTTCCTGGCGTGGGTCCtcacacctggttttaaaccgtATCTGGAAGATGAGCAAGCCTTGGTGGGAGACGAGTCAATACAGCGATGCTGGCTGTCTGATAACCTCTACACCTTCCAGAACGGCAGCCCCACAGCAGGTCTGCCAAACGACTGCTCCCTACCAAGCTTCAATTCCCTGCGGATTAACATGATTCAGCTGGGTGGAGAGAAGCCTGCTGGACCGCTGGAGCTCAGCGTTGATCGTGCAATGGGGCCTTTGACCGTGGTTGTGTACGACACACAGAAGGACACGGTCAGCGCCAGCATGGAATTCCGAACCAGTAAAGTTGGGCCTGCCGCTGTGAACATCGACACCACTGCTCTCTCAA AATTGGACGGTTGGGCATTGGCAATTTATGATGGACAGGTCACAGACTTCCCTAAAGACAGCCCTCTCAGTCAGCTGCAGCCACTCGATGCCTTCGTCTACGGCGGGAGGACAAGAACACCCAGTACCAACCTTACAGAAACACTTATACCAGGGAGAAAACCCTTCAAACTGGACAGCGG GTTTCCCGAGGGTGATGCCTACATCATGCGCTGCGGTGTTGCTCATTGGACAAGAGATCCAGGAGTGTTCCAGCTTCTCGCACAAAAAAACTCAGGCCTGTGCACGTGGTATACCACCTGCCCTTATAACACTG CTGTCAATTCAACAGAAGAGCCATTCCAGCCACCATCACGCAACGATACAGATTTCCTGATCAGCGAGGTGAATGCTGACTCACCAGGCGCGGCAGAGGATGAAGAGTTTATAGAACTGTGGCATCCATTTGGCCGACGGATGTCACTTGATAACATCTGGCTGCTGCTTTTCAATGGCAACAATGGAAAAGTGTACAAAGAAATTGAGCTGCATGGATACTACACAGATAAACACGGATACTTCCTG attggCAGTGATAAGCTTAGTCCAGATCTGGCCTTACCAGCCAATACCATTCAGAACGGTCCTGATGCCATAGCCATATACCGCTCATCATCACCACCGTCCAGCGAGGGCACAAATATTCCAAAGAGTGGACTGCTGGACGCGGTGGTATACCGGGCACGGGGGTCCGACAAAGACTCCCCAGACTTAATACAGGCTCTGACGCCAGCACAGCTCCCCCTGCTGGAAGATTCTACTGCCCTCCCTGATGACGAGAGCCTCAGTCGGTGTGGATTGGACAAACTCAGCCTTAACTCCTTTAGG gtTGCTTCACCCACACCAAAGAAAAAGAATGACTGTCCCCATCCCCATCCTCCTGAAGGACTGCTCATTAACGAGGTGGGCGGAGTTTCTGGAGCCGGGTCGAGTCTCTTTGTGGAGCTGATTGGTCCTCCTTCACATGATTTGCAAGGATTGAATTTGGTGCTGCTTGGGAAAGATGGCGCAAGACACGATGTCCTGCTAAGTGGGAGCATTCGAGAGAATGGATTCTACTTACTGAAGAATGAGTCGGGGGCAG ATCAGCCTTTGCCTGAAGTGAGCAGTATTGGTGCAGTTCTGCTGTGCATTGAATTGTTTGGGGAGGTCAGCATGTGTGGCAGCAACTCTCAAGTTCAAGATCTGCTAATATTCTCAGATGACCAAAGGTTGCGTCACAATCTCCATGGCGGTACACAACAGCATGTACACCCAGTGCCCAG TTTTGACTCTCTCTCCCGATGTTCAACAAATGGATCTGCTGTCTGGATCTCCTCCAACCTCCCAACACCCCTTCAGCAGAACCTCTGCCCAAGCTCCGCCTACTCCAACCACATAGAACTGTGCCTGCAGCCGGAACACAAACAGTTTG ATTGTAATGAGGAAGGGTTTGCTACGTTATTGGAGCAGTCTTGTCACTGTGGAATCTCCAGTCTGCACCTCAAAG gtgTGAATTTAACATGCGTATCAGAAAAGCTGTATATAGAGGGTTCAGTACTTGCGCTGTCTGAACAGCAGAGGGAGCATGTAGTCCAGACCCTGCAGAGCAAGCAACTACCCTCCTGCTCAACCATCCACGAGAGGATTTATAGCAAAG ACTCATCAGTGGGGCTGCAGGTGGGGCTCGTGCTGATGGTGGTGTTTCTCTTTGCACTGGGAGGCGCCATTTTCTTCTACTTGTACAAGAAAAG GCATCCTCAAGACTACTATTCAATGGAACTGAATGAACACGAGTCACCCATAGAACtttag